CCCAGCGCCTCTACGACCTTCGCCGCTTCGAGCCGCACCAGCCCGACGTTCACCCAACCTTCCGCGATCACCACCAGCAGCAGGTCGCCCAGCTGCGGCGGCGCGGCGGCGAAGAGCAGGCCGTCGTCGGCCTCCACCTGCACGAACTGGGCGGACCCGAACTCGGCCGACTGCACGGAGCGGCGGGCGCGGCGGAAGATGGAGGCCACCAGCGCGGCCACGGCGCCGCCGGGCACGCCCACCATCAGGTCCTCCTCCACGATCAGCCCGTCCTCGAGGGCCACGACCATGCTGCCGCGCACGCCGGGAACGCGGTTCACCCGGTCCAGCAGCTCGCCGTAGGCGCTCACGGGGCGCCTCCGCCCAGGAAGCGCACCGCGGCGTCGCGCGCCCGCGCGGCCACCCGCAGCACCCATCCCATCGGCACGTCGCGGCGCCCGGCCACGGCCACCATCCCCCCGTCGGGCGTGGGAGAGAGGCGGATGACCGCGTCGGGCGTCTCCACCATGATCCCCTTCCACGCGCCCAGCTTCAGGTGCCGCACCGCGCGCTGCGCCTCGTCGGATGCGGGGGAAAGGACGGCGGCGATCTCGGGGCCGCGGTCGCGCCCGCCCACGTGCATCTCGCCGGCGACCACGAACCCCTGCGCGTCCAGCATCACCGCGCCCACGATCCCCCGCTCCGCGCTCAGCGCCGCCAGGTCGCGCAGCAGCACGTCGAACACGTGCCCTTCCCCCGCGCTCGCGATCGGCGTATCGGCGGACGGAGCCGGGGCTGTCATCGGTGACGTGGCAGGCGGTGACGTCGTCGCGGCGACCGCGGGACGAGCCGGAGCCTCCGTCGCCCCCGCCGTTCCCTGTCCCCTGTCCCCCGTCCCCTGTCCCCTCCCGCGGCCGCGGGCCGCGCGCCGCTCCGCCAGGATCCGCTCCAGCGCGTCGCGCACCTCGGCATCGTCGAACTGGCTTTCCAGCGCGCGCTCCAGGTGGCGCTCGGCGTCTTCCAGCTCCCCGCGCTCCAGGCAGAGGAAGCCGATCTGCCGGCGCGCGCCGTGGTGCTCGGGGGCCAGCGCCAGGGCGATGTCCCACTCGTCGAACGCCTTCACCTGCTCGCCCGCGTCGCGGTACAGGCAGCCGAGAAGATAGTGCGCCTCGACGTCGTTAGGATGCCGCTCCAGCCCGCGGATCACCAGCCGGAGCGCCGCATCGCCCTTCCCCAGCGCGCGGTAGTGCTCGGCGAGGGGGAGAAAGGCGGGGCTGCCGGCGTCGGCCGCCACCTCGTCGCTCCACTGGCGGACCTGCTGCGGGGTGGCGCTCATCCGGCCTCCTCGCCCATGGTGGCCAGCAGCGCGTCGGCCGCCGCCATCGCGGAGCGGGCCTTCTCGCGGCGCACCGGGTCGCCGTCCTCCAGCCGGAGATACGTCGACCACGCGTCGCGCGCGCGGTGCATGTCGCCCGTGTGCGCGGCCGCGAAGCCCAGCTCGTAGTGCGTGACGGCAGAGAGCGGGTCCAGCGCCGCCGCGCGCGCCAGCGACGCCACCACCTCGCCCCAGCGGCCCAGCTTGCGCTGCGCCTGCGCCAGGAGGAGCCAGACCTCGGGGTGGTCCGAGTGCGTGTGCGACAGCTCGTCCAGCGTGCGCCGCGCCCGGTCCGCGTGGCCGTCGCTGATCGCCAGCTTGGCCTCGCCCAGCGCGTCGCGCAGCGGGCGCTCCATCACCGGGCCGCCGGGCTCGTCGGCGCGCTCCTCCAGGATCTCCACGATCCCCGCCGTCACCAGCCCGTACACGATCTTGGCCACCTCGAACTCGCCGCGCCCGATGGCCCCCGCGATCTCCTTCAGCGTGCGCCCGCCGTCGATCTCGGCCAGCACCTCCCACTCGGCGGGGTGAAGGTCGAGCATCGTCCCGTCGGGCGTGTCGGGGACCAGGGCGGGGATGACGCCCATGTGGGGGACCTTGCTCTCCAGCGTGCTCCACTCGTCCACCCGCCGCGCCGCCTCCATCAGCAGGCTCTCGGTGGGAACGCGGAGATGGACGGCGCCGGCCTGCGGCGCGGGCCCCTCCTCGAAGCGGAAGTAGCCGTCCTTCCACTGGATCAGCGCATAGACCGCCTCCTCGATCTGGAAGCGCAGCTGGCGGCGGACGTCGGCCACGCCGGCGGCGCCCATCTCCACCAGGATCTCGCCCAGCGGCCGCCCGGGCGAGCGCGCCTGGACCTCGCGCGCCGCCTCGATGTGGCGCTCGGTGACCTTCCCCGCGCGCAGCAGCAGGTGGCCGATGCGCTCGTGCGCCTCGCCCAGCTCCGCGCCGGTCACGGCGCCGCGGTCGAAGCGGACG
The nucleotide sequence above comes from Longimicrobium sp.. Encoded proteins:
- a CDS encoding roadblock/LC7 domain-containing protein; translation: MSATPQQVRQWSDEVAADAGSPAFLPLAEHYRALGKGDAALRLVIRGLERHPNDVEAHYLLGCLYRDAGEQVKAFDEWDIALALAPEHHGARRQIGFLCLERGELEDAERHLERALESQFDDAEVRDALERILAERRAARGRGRGQGTGDRGQGTAGATEAPARPAVAATTSPPATSPMTAPAPSADTPIASAGEGHVFDVLLRDLAALSAERGIVGAVMLDAQGFVVAGEMHVGGRDRGPEIAAVLSPASDEAQRAVRHLKLGAWKGIMVETPDAVIRLSPTPDGGMVAVAGRRDVPMGWVLRVAARARDAAVRFLGGGAP
- a CDS encoding DUF4388 domain-containing protein codes for the protein MAIEGPLRELALSDVFQLLDLSRKTGVLTITAEGRRRPAIVRFDRGAVTGAELGEAHERIGHLLLRAGKVTERHIEAAREVQARSPGRPLGEILVEMGAAGVADVRRQLRFQIEEAVYALIQWKDGYFRFEEGPAPQAGAVHLRVPTESLLMEAARRVDEWSTLESKVPHMGVIPALVPDTPDGTMLDLHPAEWEVLAEIDGGRTLKEIAGAIGRGEFEVAKIVYGLVTAGIVEILEERADEPGGPVMERPLRDALGEAKLAISDGHADRARRTLDELSHTHSDHPEVWLLLAQAQRKLGRWGEVVASLARAAALDPLSAVTHYELGFAAAHTGDMHRARDAWSTYLRLEDGDPVRREKARSAMAAADALLATMGEEAG
- a CDS encoding roadblock/LC7 domain-containing protein; translation: MSAYGELLDRVNRVPGVRGSMVVALEDGLIVEEDLMVGVPGGAVAALVASIFRRARRSVQSAEFGSAQFVQVEADDGLLFAAAPPQLGDLLLVVIAEGWVNVGLVRLEAAKVVEALG